One region of Candidatus Peribacteraceae bacterium genomic DNA includes:
- a CDS encoding hemerythrin family protein: MDAKLVWEARYSVGLDQIDEQHQEFFRILNVMGALADTRDIKRADVLPLLQSLSDYAFYHFASEEEYLERYRYPGIAFHRRQHDIFRDRIALFLEEVESSAADLPSLFRRIVTYAREWLVNHILVEDKKCEAYFKKGNELPLGLRDAPKGE; encoded by the coding sequence ATGGACGCGAAACTTGTTTGGGAAGCCCGCTACTCCGTCGGCCTGGACCAGATTGATGAGCAACATCAGGAATTCTTCCGGATACTGAATGTGATGGGGGCGCTGGCGGATACGCGGGATATCAAACGCGCCGACGTACTCCCTCTTCTCCAATCCCTCAGCGATTACGCGTTCTACCACTTCGCTTCCGAGGAGGAGTACCTGGAACGGTACCGTTACCCCGGCATCGCATTCCACCGCCGGCAGCACGATATCTTCCGTGACCGCATTGCGTTGTTTTTGGAGGAAGTGGAATCCTCCGCAGCGGACCTCCCTTCCCTCTTCCGCCGCATCGTCACCTACGCAAGGGAATGGTTGGTCAACCACATCCTGGTGGAAGATAAGAAATGCGAAGCGTACTTCAAAAAAGGGAATGAGCTGCCTTTGGGCCTACGGGACGCGCCGAAAGGGGAATGA
- a CDS encoding DUF305 domain-containing protein, with translation MARLRHALQEIVPAHVTTKVHINRLYWMALLHFLAMYALMYAMVDRFSNVYLNLNTFYMAGLMTTPMLILEGLLMGAMYHNTKALVAVMAAGAVLFVAFFVFIRQQTAIRDRAFLRSMIPHHAGAILMCEKASLEDAEIRNLCGSIVQSQQSEIDQMKGILRRLAE, from the coding sequence ATGGCTCGTCTTCGCCACGCACTGCAAGAGATTGTTCCCGCGCACGTCACAACAAAGGTGCATATCAACAGGCTGTATTGGATGGCTCTCCTTCACTTTTTGGCGATGTACGCGCTCATGTACGCCATGGTCGACAGGTTCAGCAATGTCTACCTTAACCTGAACACCTTCTACATGGCCGGTCTCATGACTACCCCCATGCTCATCCTCGAAGGCCTCTTGATGGGAGCCATGTACCACAATACGAAGGCTCTCGTAGCCGTCATGGCGGCGGGCGCAGTGCTCTTTGTCGCGTTCTTCGTCTTCATCCGACAGCAGACCGCGATCCGTGACCGCGCATTTCTCCGTTCCATGATCCCGCACCACGCGGGAGCCATTCTCATGTGCGAAAAGGCTTCCCTAGAAGATGCGGAGATCCGGAACCTGTGCGGATCCATCGTGCAGTCCCAGCAGTCAGAAATAGACCAAATGAAGGGGATATTGCGACGATTGGCGGAATAG
- a CDS encoding GLUG motif-containing protein, translating to MESAQPQRPWNICLTRQCSVADILVGIGLAGILLAVIFALRSEHGQPPGAVSGGKGTPDNPYRIANCRELQNIADVPAAAYVLLRDIDCSATAQWNGGAGFFPIGYYDYGFSGMFDGAGHMIRGLTINRPSTDYLGLFGKTDVGSVVRDITVEADVRGRDYVGGVVGWAVGGSFTNVYVQGRVKGRSGVGGLAGVSQGGLQDTSADVRVQGLGKWIGGLVGWNYTRGVVDGSSATGDVDGDEYVGGLAGVSHGGFIRKSFASGNVKGRESVGGLVGYVVGNDENPSIVRNCYASGIVSGTSKEGEVVGWTDDNAVVEECFSLRGAAPEPGR from the coding sequence ATGGAATCCGCGCAGCCCCAGCGGCCTTGGAATATCTGCCTCACCCGGCAATGCAGCGTCGCCGATATCCTCGTGGGCATCGGGTTGGCCGGCATCCTCCTCGCCGTCATCTTTGCGCTGCGCAGCGAGCACGGCCAGCCTCCGGGAGCGGTTTCGGGGGGGAAGGGGACGCCGGACAACCCCTACCGCATCGCCAATTGCCGGGAACTCCAGAACATCGCGGACGTGCCCGCCGCCGCCTACGTCCTCCTGCGGGACATCGATTGCTCCGCCACGGCGCAGTGGAACGGTGGCGCGGGATTCTTCCCCATCGGGTACTACGATTACGGCTTTTCGGGCATGTTCGACGGCGCGGGGCACATGATCCGCGGCCTCACGATCAACCGGCCGTCCACGGATTACCTGGGGCTCTTCGGGAAGACGGACGTGGGCAGCGTGGTGCGTGACATCACGGTGGAAGCGGACGTGCGGGGCAGGGATTACGTGGGGGGGGTGGTGGGGTGGGCGGTGGGAGGCTCGTTCACCAACGTGTATGTGCAAGGCAGGGTGAAAGGGCGCTCCGGCGTAGGAGGCCTGGCGGGGGTGAGCCAGGGGGGGCTGCAGGATACGAGCGCCGATGTGCGCGTGCAAGGGCTGGGGAAGTGGATCGGAGGACTCGTGGGATGGAACTACACGCGGGGGGTGGTGGATGGAAGTTCCGCCACGGGGGATGTGGATGGGGATGAGTACGTGGGAGGCCTGGCGGGGGTGAGCCATGGAGGCTTCATCCGCAAATCCTTCGCCTCGGGGAATGTGAAGGGGCGGGAGAGCGTGGGGGGCTTGGTGGGATACGTGGTAGGAAACGACGAGAACCCGAGCATCGTGCGGAACTGTTACGCCTCGGGCATCGTGTCCGGCACGTCCAAGGAGGGGGAGGTGGTGGGGTGGACGGATGACAACGCCGTCGTGGAAGAGTGCTTCAGCTTGCGGGGGGCCGCTCCGGAACCGGGGCGCTGA
- a CDS encoding cupin domain-containing protein: MHGYITNLNTVTRENTDFRRVLYTAKHSQLVLMSIKPGEDIGEEVHELDQFIRVEAGEGKVLLDGVEHPVKDDDGIVIPAGTRHNVVNVSPTADLKLYTIYSPPEHKDSVVHATKADALRDHDDHFDGKTTE, translated from the coding sequence ATGCACGGCTACATCACCAATCTGAATACCGTGACGCGGGAGAACACCGATTTTCGCCGCGTCCTCTACACCGCCAAACACAGCCAACTGGTGCTCATGAGCATCAAGCCCGGGGAGGACATCGGCGAGGAAGTGCACGAGCTGGACCAGTTCATCCGCGTGGAGGCGGGGGAAGGGAAGGTTCTGCTGGACGGCGTGGAACACCCCGTGAAGGATGATGACGGCATCGTGATCCCCGCCGGAACGCGCCATAACGTCGTGAACGTTTCCCCGACCGCCGACCTCAAGCTGTACACCATCTACTCCCCTCCCGAGCATAAGGACAGCGTGGTCCATGCCACCAAGGCGGACGCACTTCGGGACCATGATGACCATTTCGACGGGAAAACGACGGAATGA